The sequence atgaaatataaaaatataacattttaaacATATTCATTAATTATAACATACATGTATATTAAATCAACCAATATGTGATACTGcaaattatatgttatatcgCACCAATACAACATCATTTAtttcaataattttatatattgaagttttttcttcattttctgtTTTCTACgataacataatattaaataaataactaCCATAACCAAaactataaatattattgcAACAATTGAAGCAACAAGAGCAGTATAATAACTACTACTTGTAGTTGTTATCTTACCAAATTCAACTGCTTCAATTGATGCTGTTTTATTGGAAGAATCTTCAATACCAGCTTATTTAACTGGACCAAACCATACTTTGCTCTTATTAAATATGGCATCGCAAGCAGGCTTAAGGCTAGGAGCATTCCTTAGACATGTTCCAACTGCTTCTTTAGCATTCTTATCATCTGCTGCTAGACCACTAAcagtattataattttttgaattGATAAGCGTTAACCATATATCCCTTGTAACATCAGAAAAATGATGCATACCTATTAAATTATGAACAACAGCTTTAATACCTGCTTTTATACCCTCCTGAGTAGCAAATTCAATGGAGGTAACCGTAGTAGCTTTTGTCAACCGATTTAAAACAACTATAACTAAGAAACCAACCGTTGGTTCCACACCACCAACTAATATACCTTCGCATCGCAAACATGTTCTTTCCACTTTATCTGCTAAGGATTTTTCGCAAATGCATGTAGATATATCATCAGTAAATATATCCCTGTATAATGCCGCTAACTTTTCtgttaattctttttctattttgtcttttaatataattttttgaatttctTTATCGCATCGTTCTTTACATTCTTTCTTTGTATTCTCGAAATCGTTGCGATGTGCGATCATCAAATTGTTGCAGTACAACATTCTCTTCTTGgtcattatcataattatgtGGTGTGTATAATTCGCATTCGCATAATTATCTATGTGGTTTTATTGGTTTAAGGCTTGTTGTATGaagtatatttatgtaatggTTCATTTGGACATTTATctataaacaatataatatgtatgtaattataaaggtatattattatttgttacaatttatgattatatatatttataataatatatatataataaatgcatatatatgtcatttttatataatatatatatatatatatatatatatatatatagtttcattatcattatttgatGCATAcaagatataatattaacaatatatttaatggaagataaaataattgtatattGTGGTAAtaaaatttcatttttatgattatacttatataatttcatGATTGAAATTATAActaaataaatgatatataatattttattttatattataaataaattaaatatacctAATCTAAAATATGATTACAATTTTGTAATATACCACAATTAACTTCAGTAATAATATGTTCCATCATTGGAACCTGAATATATATtctgttaaaaaaaataaattaaaaatataatatatcaaaatatattacattttttatgtttttttaatttgcaACAAAAcagaattttaaaaaaaataaagaaaaacaaaataatacgGTTTATTTggttttattaattttcatAACAAGAAAAAATGGTAATTAAAAATGACAAACATCATATTTATGgttgtaaataatataaaaatatgtagtGTAATAGTTGTTCAAGGTATATATCTCATATAATTTACAACTGCttagaaaatatatgtgCAATTTATATTGCAACATGTATGTTTACAATATTGAAATTATATAAGAATTAGTCAGAATCTTTGTACATCATAATATGtgatattaaagaaaaaacaaatagaatataaatttttataactgTTAAacgttatatattttaataattttatttggtttcttcaatttttttttctgaaatttattgtataatatagATTTCTTTCTAATGTgtctaaaattatataaatataaataaataaataaataaatatatatatatatatatatatatattaaaaagtattttaaaaattatattctattaaaaaaaaaaaatgttgtattattatcatagattaaatattaaattttgtaattaaatgtaaattaaatatatatatatattatacacaagataaactattatatttaatagaaTAATATGCGACATTGTTGTAACATATAGCATCATAatctatttataatttagaGATTGTAGATtatagttttatatatatattgtgttaaatatataaaacctTCATATACAACTTTAcaattcattatataataattaaactATTACATGTTGtgacaaaataattataactgtatattttaataattatattaattcttattattatatatattgaaaatattataggactttatataatataatataatataatataatataatataatataatataatataatataatataatttataacactaaaaattaaatacgaaaaaaaaaaaaaaaaaaaaattacataaaaaaaatacacaaataaaaaaatatataacatatatacaacAAATAACAAATAGAATATAAACcacaaataatttatatatattccacaaaaaaaaaaaaaaaaaaatacatcaaacaaacaaacaccTACAATTTCATATATCCCACACATCTCCTATAGGATATTTTCCTTCCATCATTTGGGTATTCTTTACACTCATTTCAATTTTTACTTTACTAGGTAcatccatattattactatccaCATTTGATGCGTCATGATCATTTacatcataataaatatcataatatggttcattatatttttccagATCATCCATTATAGTATCCATAGTAGATTTATCGGGGTATGTATCAAGGTATGTGTTGTCATCCACTTGGTTGGGATTATCCATATCTATTTGTATGGAAACATCACTATTTAACACGTATGGTATGTCACTATGTATGTTGTTATCACTAGGTATATCACTTTGTTTACCACTAGGTATATCACTAGGATGAATATCACTATGTATGTTGTTATCACTAGGTGTATCACTTAGTTTACCACTAGGTATGTCACTATGTTTGTTACCACTATGTGTCTTATTTTCCCACTGTTCTTTCAATTTATCTAACAATTCCTCCTTATTGTTACTAAATTTTTCGCACATATCTCTATGTCTATCTAACCATTTATGGAATAAGTTCAACTGACACTCTATAGGATCACTATTTGTTAGTTTGGCGACACTATGTGTACTAATATGTTTCACATGATTTGTTccaaataattcattttcttttcgtTTCAAtatttcatcatatatatcaatatgatTACCACTATTTAGCGAATCATTAATTAAATCTATACCACTATATGGACTGGTTTTATCACTAATTGAACCAATTGTACCACTATATGAAACATTGTCACCACTTTTTGGATCAAAACCActatataaatcattattaccaatattattaattatatcataACTGTATTCTTCTCCGTTAAGTAAATTTCTATCATGAATGGACATAATAAAAGGTTTTTGGTCCAACGTATCATGTGACGGGGTGGGATGGGTATTCAATGGTAATTCCTTAGATACGTCAGGTTGTGGTATATCCTCTTGTTCATTTTGTAACATATTAGATATAAAATCATCTTTCAATGTATTCCACTCTTCATCAGTAATGGGTGACGGTGTATCACTAGGTGTATTTGGTATATCACTATTTATGTCACCACTTGGTATATCATTTTGTGTATCCCTTTTTGATGGTTCAAGTATCACTTCTatcaatgttttatatttaggaGCACGTGgtgcatatatatcatttatatccATCTCTTCATACTCACTTTCGGAAGAAGTTACATCAGTAGTATCAGACATAAATGCATATTTTTCATCACCACTACTATCTCCttccatataaatatatgttttaccTTTATATCGTTCACTTGCATAGGGTATATATCTATTGCTTGATTTCAATGTAGGTATATCATAATCACCTTTGGGTATTTGCAGTATTTGGAATAAATTTCCAACAGATGATTTggtttttttctaaaaaaaaaaatgaacatatatgtgtatgtatatatgtatttagttatatatatgtgtttgtTAATGTATACATGTATGTAGTtatgggtatatatatatatgtatgtgtatatgtgcatgtattaaattttattttattttttttatttaattaaattttttaatttttttttatttaaatttatatttaattttccttgtataatttttttttaattttttttgtaaatataattttttattttttattttttatttaaagaaatttttttttttttttttttaatttaatttttttttttaacattttttcccttttctttttattttatgatatatattttttttttttaacattttttttttctttttttttttttttatttaataaatttgtttttattttatttctaataagttttttttataatcattttttttatatataaaattttttttaatttttttttgataatatttttcattttttattttatcaaaatttatatttttattataatttttattatttttaaaatatttttctccttttttttttttttttttttattttaattaatttttttttatatttcttttttctttttttcatttttttcatttttttctttatcaatataaatacatatatataaaatatatataaaacacatacatatacacatatatatatccaaacgctcaaacatacatatacatacacatatatatatttatatatatatccaaacaCACCCcacaaatacatataaacaaAACACATCCATATAcgcaatatatataatacctttagaaaaaaataagtgaATGTAGCAAAACCAATTCCAACAGTCCACATTAATGTAGAAGTCGCAAGGGAAGGTATGACAATGGGATGTTCCCACGGATTTTGGGGTTGTCGTTTGGGTCGTTTTTTATCTTTTGGTTGTGCCGCAGGTTTGGGTAGGGCTTTGTCCTGTGGGGGTTCTGGTGCAGATGGAAGTTCCTCTGTGCCTTCACCACTCTTTGCTGGTGGTGCTGGTTCGGGTGGTGTCGTCGGTGCTTCTTCACACTTCTTATCTGTTCCCTCTATTTCTGTTTTTTCCTCTGGGGGTGGACAAAATCCCGGTCGCATATTTTCTGGGTTTTCTTCCTCTTCAAAGGGTTCATCGTCGTCTTCAAGGGGGGTGGAATTTTCACACTGTGCTAGGTTATCGCCACTAGTTGAGGATAAACAAGATGTTACTTTTTCTTCAAGCTTTTTAATCATACAATCTATAGCATCGTCTTTACCATTTGTTGAGTGCGCACTGAAACTACATCCACAAGAATTACCGAACTTActtaattttataacatttccTTGAACGTCTGCAACAGGAATTTGAGGTATCAAGCCCTCCAAAAAACTTCTCACTGGAAAAGTATCACCTGAATTTTCACTTTTATATTGATCATTGAAACGATCTCGTATTGTCTTCCATTCTGCTCTTTTCTTTCCTATCCATTCTTTCACACATGCACAATCGTTTTTAGATTCTTCACTACATGTCTGTTCTTTGTTTTGTGTACATAgatagatttttttttttttcttcaataaataataaccaTATAAAAAATCTTCTAACCAATATATTAGCAATACTTTAAATGTAGTATATTCATTAAGGTCTATATTGTCTTTAAAATTAGTAAGGTGACACACatccatatttttatctttattaaatttacaAGTCCAGTTTTGTTTTCTTATacctttaaataattttgatgttttaaataaatcattTGAATCTCCTAAATACTTTTCAATAAACGGTCCCCTACGATCAATCATATCTACGGTAATAGTACTGTTTTCACCGTTTCCACTTATTCCTTCAAAAACCTTTTTCCATATCTGTCCATTTTCTATGCATCCATTTGTACCACGTCTAACAGTACAATTAACTCCATTAAAAGGACACGTTTTACAATATTCTAAAGGACCAAACGTTTTGAGAGGTTCCTcaaattttatttcattattttttttatcctccTGATTACCTTGTTCCCCATCAATTTGATCATTTTTGCAATGTTTCAATGCTGCCAAAAAATCTGCAGCAGaagttttttgttttatttgttcacaatattctttattatcattaccaCTACAATTATCATTCCTTAATTTTCCATGTTCCcctttatatttcttttcttgcTTATGAAATTCTTctacttttttttctatccattttctatattttctaCATTGTTTATAACAATCACGACAATCTAAAtctgaaatatttttataattctcaggttttattttttcacaaTCATATCCATCCCCACTACAATACTGGTGACCTGGATTGTCAATATTACGACAATTATGCTTAACGTTTTTCAACATCCGCGCCCTTTTACCACAAAAGTCGCTTCCCCACTCATGTAACCAACGAAAAAATGGGGGTATTTCCACAAAATCTTTTAATTTGGGGTTGTTGATGGTGTCGTTGGAAATGGCTTGGGTATCACTATTTTCGAGTGTCACTTTTTCGTAATGGTATTTGCCTTCGGGTTTGCCGGTTTTTTTGTCAATAAGTTTGTCTTTCAAACTCTGGTCCTGTTGTGGTTGTTTGCCTTTTGCGCCACTTGTGTCTTCATTATATGTTAGTGCACATACCATAGCATTCCAGATATGTTCACCGTTTGTTTTCCACCATGTATCACGTGGGTTTTCACTTTTTTGGCCAGATTGTTGGTTGTTCCTACTTTGTTTGCTTAAAATTTCATCTATAGCTTTTTTTATTGTCTCAATATTTTTGTCACTACTAGCTTCTAACGCCTTAATCACATCTTCTTTAACACCTATGCATATATCCCTATAATCCCCCAATGTATAAAACATTAATCTCAAGAAATCGTTGGGGATGTCACCACcatttaatttgttttgGGGTTTTTCATCGACGGATGATGtatatattccatatatttcatttttttcttttatttctttttcctctatgtcttttatttttttatatctatcCCATAAAAAAAACGTCTCTATTGCAGCAGATTCCACGAAGGCGGTGAGCAAGTCACCATTTGGTGACTGCGAGGTCGCCGAAGTGGTACCTTGTGATGAAtcactactactactacttgACGAGTCACTACGTGAGCCTTGACTACCACTCTCACTAGCTCCATTAACACTAACTACTTCCTGTGACCCATTACCATCTCCATTAACACTTGTTAGTGTCTTCGACTGTGATTCCGCCCAATCTactatcttttttatatatagttttCGCCTCCTGGGTGGCACACAAATACTACCACCGGTGGTGTCGCCACTAGATGTAGTGGATTCACGAGGTGCTGCACGTTTGGCACGTGATTGACCGCCACGGTCACCACCCTCACTACTTGTGGTACTGTTGTCACCACTTGGTATACATTTCCAATTGGGGAATTTTTCCTTACCATATTGGTACTTTTGTTTACATGCTTCATTGAGAGCATTGTTGTCGTCACTAGTAAATAGTGTTTCTACTATTTTACATGGATTTACTTCGTCTTCTGGTGTCTCTGTGTGTTCCTTCACCTCCTCCGGCTGCTCCTCTGTTTTCCCCTCCGTCTTTTCCTCCCCCTGTTCCGTGTGTTCCTCGTCTTCTTCTTCGTCGGATTCATCAGAGTGGTGGTCTTCGTCTTTCTCTGCAGGTCGTGGTGGGCTGCCGGGTGGTCCGTCGGAGCGACCTCCAGCGGCACCTTCGGGTTTTGGCTCGTCGCATTTTTTGCATTCAGTGGCAATTCCTTCTTCGTAGTCGATCAATTTATCCATTAAAGTTTTTTGTTCAGTGCCGGAGTCACTACAGGTAAGACCATCAACACCTGTTCCTTGCAACATTTCGCTAAGGTGTTTTAGGTGTTTTAGTTCCTCTGAATCCAGACTATTTTTGGAATTTTCTTCGGAATCTTCTGTGGATTCGTCTTTCAAAAATTGTAATTTCAAAACACCTTCAAGAGTTACGATAGGATTACATCCTGTTAAAGCTCCAATATTTTGCGTGTTAAAATGCGTTTTGATTTTCCCCCATTCGGTTTCTTTTTGTTGAACCCATCTTTGAAAACAATCACAAGGCTTTTCACATTTTTGATTTCCACATTTTTTGTTACCATTTTGTAAACATCTCTCAAGTTTTTTCATTCTCCAATATATAGAATCTTTTAACATATGTGCCACCcaatagtaaaaaaaattattgaatGTCTTTTGGATTTCATCAGGGTCATTATCagtctttttttctttttttaatatgcaCAATCCGCCTCCAGTTTGTACATCCGCTTCATAGTCTAGGTCATCCTCACCCCCTTCTTTTTGATCTTTCGTCAGCTCACCAATTTGATAACATTGCCATGGATCATACAAAGAAGGATCACTATTACCACTATCTTTATTATCACAAAACGCCTTTAATTTTGTTTCaatatctttttcttcttcaccACTTTTAAGGATTTTAATAGTAGTACCAACTTTGTCATCTCTAGGCTTATAAAGGTTTATACTCTTGCACTTTTCAATTTTATCTTTCTCTTCCCATCCACTACCACCTTTACGTTCGACCCCACATAGAGGACATGGTTGGCAATATTTTGAACGATAAAATGTTCCTTGACTTTCAACATTAGTACCACTAGTACCACCACTAGCAGCACCACCAGTATTAACTTCTTTAAAATCAATTTTTCCTCCTTTGTCGTCGTCAACAGCTGTGCAtgctttttcattatttaataataccaAAAAAGTTTCAACGCTTCCATATCTATTTTTTAGTTccttataaaattttttttcatacccattatcataattactACGTACATTTCGTCTTTGCCTACTACCACCTGATGCTCCCtctgtatatatttttatttcgtcAGCGTATTTGTTTCGTTGTTTTAGAAATTGTTTTCGTTGGTTATCTATCCAATCAACGTAAGGATTACATGCAAAAAAACAGTCAGTGCAACCTTTACCCATACGTACTTTACCTCGTGCGT is a genomic window of Plasmodium falciparum 3D7 genome assembly, chromosome: 7 containing:
- a CDS encoding erythrocyte membrane protein 1, PfEMP1; this translates as MASQSGGGSPQDAKHVLDEFGQQVHKEVKKEAERRSKGELKGLLTSAKLSGGEIAGTTDPCSSDYTKHFEANSNRYPCGNTNVDRFPDNDGAECDNSKIKGNKGKEDNSEGACAPYRRLSLCNKNFQNNNNDHSSNAKHDLLLDVCMAANYEAQSLITYHDKHELTNVGSQICTVLARSFADIGDIVRGKDLYLGKKKKKKTETERERDQLEQKLKGIFKKIYEGLTGGVKDHYQDTDNYYELREDWWALNRDQVWKAITCKADNSNRYFRATCDSADGKGSSVARNKCRCKDEEGKNETNEVPTYFDYVPQYLRWFEEWAEDFCRKKKKYVDIVKTYCRGKYQGEERYCSRNGFDCEKTVNARGKVRMGKGCTDCFFACNPYVDWIDNQRKQFLKQRNKYADEIKIYTEGASGGSRQRRNVRSNYDNGYEKKFYKELKNRYGSVETFLVLLNNEKACTAVDDDKGGKIDFKEVNTGGAASGGTSGTNVESQGTFYRSKYCQPCPLCGVERKGGSGWEEKDKIEKCKSINLYKPRDDKVGTTIKILKSGEEEKDIETKLKAFCDNKDSGNSDPSLYDPWQCYQIGELTKDQKEGGEDDLDYEADVQTGGGLCILKKEKKTDNDPDEIQKTFNNFFYYWVAHMLKDSIYWRMKKLERCLQNGNKKCGNQKCEKPCDCFQRWVQQKETEWGKIKTHFNTQNIGALTGCNPIVTLEGVLKLQFLKDESTEDSEENSKNSLDSEELKHLKHLSEMLQGTGVDGLTCSDSGTEQKTLMDKLIDYEEGIATECKKCDEPKPEGAAGGRSDGPPGSPPRPAEKDEDHHSDESDEEEDEEHTEQGEEKTEGKTEEQPEEVKEHTETPEDEVNPCKIVETLFTSDDNNALNEACKQKYQYGKEKFPNWKCIPSGDNSTTSSEGGDRGGQSRAKRAAPRESTTSSGDTTGGSICVPPRRRKLYIKKIVDWAESQSKTLTSVNGDGNGSQEVVSVNGASESGSQGSRSDSSSSSSSDSSQGTTSATSQSPNGDLLTAFVESAAIETFFLWDRYKKIKDIEEKEIKEKNEIYGIYTSSVDEKPQNKLNGGDIPNDFLRLMFYTLGDYRDICIGVKEDVIKALEASSDKNIETIKKAIDEILSKQSRNNQQSGQKSENPRDTWWKTNGEHIWNAMVCALTYNEDTSGAKGKQPQQDQSLKDKLIDKKTGKPEGKYHYEKVTLENSDTQAISNDTINNPKLKDFVEIPPFFRWLHEWGSDFCGKRARMLKNVKHNCRNIDNPGHQYCSGDGYDCEKIKPENYKNISDLDCRDCYKQCRKYRKWIEKKVEEFHKQEKKYKGEHGKLRNDNCSGNDNKEYCEQIKQKTSAADFLAALKHCKNDQIDGEQGNQEDKKNNEIKFEEPLKTFGPLEYCKTCPFNGVNCTVRRGTNGCIENGQIWKKVFEGISGNGENSTITVDMIDRRGPFIEKYLGDSNDLFKTSKLFKGIRKQNWTCKFNKDKNMDVCHLTNFKDNIDLNEYTTFKVLLIYWLEDFLYGYYLLKKKKKIYLCTQNKEQTCSEESKNDCACVKEWIGKKRAEWKTIRDRFNDQYKSENSGDTFPVRSFLEGLIPQIPVADVQGNVIKLSKFGNSCGCSFSAHSTNGKDDAIDCMIKKLEEKVTSCLSSTSGDNLAQCENSTPLEDDDEPFEEEENPENMRPGFCPPPEEKTEIEGTDKKCEEAPTTPPEPAPPAKSGEGTEELPSAPEPPQDKALPKPAAQPKDKKRPKRQPQNPWEHPIVIPSLATSTLMWTVGIGFATFTYFFLKKKTKSSVGNLFQILQIPKGDYDIPTLKSSNRYIPYASERYKGKTYIYMEGDSSGDEKYAFMSDTTDVTSSESEYEEMDINDIYAPRAPKYKTLIEVILEPSKRDTQNDIPSGDINSDIPNTPSDTPSPITDEEWNTLKDDFISNMLQNEQEDIPQPDVSKELPLNTHPTPSHDTLDQKPFIMSIHDRNLLNGEEYSYDIINNIGNNDLYSGFDPKSGDNVSYSGTIGSISDKTSPYSGIDLINDSLNSGNHIDIYDEILKRKENELFGTNHVKHISTHSVAKLTNSDPIECQLNLFHKWLDRHRDMCEKFSNNKEELLDKLKEQWENKTHSGNKHSDIPSGKLSDTPSDNNIHSDIHPSDIPSGKQSDIPSDNNIHSDIPYVLNSDVSIQIDMDNPNQVDDNTYLDTYPDKSTMDTIMDDLEKYNEPYYDIYYDVNDHDASNVDSNNMDVPSKVKIEMSVKNTQMMEGKYPIGDVWDI